In a single window of the Candidatus Zixiibacteriota bacterium genome:
- a CDS encoding flagellar FlbD family protein, whose protein sequence is MIKVTRLNGQQIVVNADLIEFVEEIPDTIISLTTGKKIMVRENTEEIVEKTVAYRRATHSVAPAAAFRENERV, encoded by the coding sequence ATGATTAAGGTCACCCGACTCAACGGACAGCAGATCGTCGTCAACGCCGACCTGATCGAGTTCGTTGAGGAGATCCCGGACACGATCATCAGCCTGACGACAGGCAAGAAGATCATGGTGCGGGAAAATACAGAGGAAATTGTCGAGAAAACGGTGGCGTACCGCCGCGCGACCCACAGCGTCGCACCGGCGGCCGCCTTCCGTGAGAACGAGAGAGTATAG
- a CDS encoding flagellar hook-basal body complex protein yields the protein MLASLFAGVAGLRNHQVRMNVIGNNISNINTVGFKSGRSIFQEALVQTLRGAGRPSAVSGGTNPVQLGLGMNVASIDNLFTQGGLELTGQITDMAIQGNGFFILSDGNSKFYTRAGAFGFDANSFLVNPANGLYVQGKMADASGQIPSTATVGNIKLPFGQQDPALPTSRVEYGNNLDASATRSDASLTEGAPVTNNLSLVSGVARDGAGGTHVITVTGNQATFSTAVGNNIPNDVLDGSETLTTLGVTSPTLTLTVDGATPITITGLTLNSTINELVAAIDLIDGVDARIVGGEVEISRTKAGTGSTYNVVTNTAVAGDIANRVFGAAAGAAFSVNNGLDHTFAATDTFTPSVGGASVTTNLGISVSSSSGLATGVTGLGGGGVTASTGDAGLIAGSASITTADTSKATSLTVYDSLGGTHTLMTNFIKSHEPNKWYWEVTMQGGETIQTGGSGTVTFNPDGSLLRWAYDGGATNLQFDPNNGAGLAQIDLFAGTSGAYDGLTGFSGVETVAAINQDGYGMGILDKISIDPTGLIIGIFTNGVSRNLAQVTLADFNNEAGLIKAGESLYQTSANSGEGIEGTAGETVSATISSGALESANVDLAQEFTNMIIAQRGFQSNARVITTSDNMLDDLVNLKR from the coding sequence ATGTTAGCATCACTCTTCGCCGGTGTCGCAGGCCTGAGAAATCATCAGGTGCGGATGAACGTCATCGGGAACAACATCTCGAACATCAATACGGTCGGCTTCAAGTCGGGCCGTTCAATTTTCCAGGAAGCGCTGGTGCAGACCCTGCGCGGCGCCGGTCGCCCCTCGGCCGTCTCCGGTGGTACCAACCCGGTCCAGCTCGGACTCGGCATGAATGTCGCCTCGATCGATAATCTGTTCACCCAGGGCGGTCTTGAGCTGACTGGGCAGATCACCGACATGGCGATCCAGGGCAACGGCTTCTTCATTCTCTCCGACGGCAACTCCAAGTTCTATACCCGTGCCGGAGCGTTCGGCTTCGATGCCAACAGCTTCCTCGTGAATCCGGCCAATGGCCTGTACGTGCAGGGTAAGATGGCGGATGCCTCGGGGCAGATTCCGTCGACGGCCACCGTCGGCAATATCAAGCTGCCGTTCGGCCAGCAGGATCCGGCGCTCCCGACTTCGCGCGTTGAATACGGTAACAACCTTGACGCCTCGGCGACCCGCTCCGATGCCAGCCTGACGGAGGGCGCTCCGGTCACCAACAACCTGTCGTTGGTCTCGGGCGTTGCCCGTGATGGCGCCGGCGGCACGCATGTTATCACCGTTACCGGCAACCAGGCCACCTTTTCCACCGCTGTCGGCAACAACATCCCGAACGATGTTCTCGACGGAAGTGAGACCCTGACCACGCTGGGTGTGACCTCGCCGACTCTGACGTTAACCGTCGACGGCGCCACACCGATCACAATTACGGGCCTGACCCTCAATTCGACCATCAATGAGCTGGTCGCTGCGATCGACTTGATCGACGGCGTCGATGCTCGCATTGTCGGTGGGGAAGTCGAGATTTCCCGCACCAAGGCCGGGACCGGCTCGACCTATAACGTCGTGACCAACACGGCCGTCGCCGGGGATATCGCCAACCGCGTCTTTGGCGCCGCGGCCGGAGCTGCGTTCAGCGTCAATAACGGCCTTGATCACACTTTTGCCGCGACTGACACCTTCACACCTTCCGTCGGCGGCGCGAGCGTGACGACCAACCTCGGCATCTCCGTCTCCTCCAGCAGCGGATTGGCGACCGGTGTGACCGGCTTGGGCGGTGGCGGAGTGACGGCCAGTACCGGCGATGCCGGATTAATTGCCGGAAGCGCATCGATCACCACGGCCGACACGTCGAAAGCCACCTCGCTCACTGTCTATGACTCGCTCGGCGGCACTCATACTCTGATGACGAACTTCATCAAGTCCCATGAACCGAACAAGTGGTATTGGGAAGTGACAATGCAGGGCGGCGAGACTATCCAGACCGGTGGCTCCGGGACCGTGACCTTCAACCCCGACGGTTCGCTGTTGCGCTGGGCTTATGACGGCGGCGCGACCAACCTGCAGTTTGACCCGAATAACGGCGCCGGACTGGCGCAAATTGACTTGTTCGCCGGCACCTCCGGCGCCTACGATGGTCTGACCGGCTTCTCCGGCGTCGAGACCGTGGCCGCCATCAATCAGGACGGCTACGGCATGGGCATCCTCGACAAGATCTCCATTGACCCGACCGGACTGATCATCGGCATTTTCACCAACGGCGTCTCGCGCAACCTCGCTCAGGTCACCCTTGCGGACTTCAACAACGAGGCCGGCTTGATCAAGGCGGGCGAGTCGCTTTATCAGACCTCGGCCAACTCCGGCGAGGGCATTGAAGGCACGGCCGGTGAGACCGTCTCCGCGACGATCTCCTCCGGCGCGCTCGAATCCGCCAACGTCGATCTGGCCCAGGAATTCACCAACATGATCATCGCCCAGCGCGGCTTCCAGTCCAACGCCCGTGTCATCACGACGTCGGACAACATGCTCGATGATCTGGTCAACTTGAAGAGATAA
- a CDS encoding flagellar biosynthesis protein, with translation MTEFLNAVPQVRPNPSQPAANPVSRFQPADGDGLTFSKHLSERIERRQLEMSPDRMSRLADAVDRVASKGARDSVVLLDDLALLVNVPSRTVLTAIATSRMKDGVFTNIDSVVLG, from the coding sequence ATGACTGAATTCTTGAATGCCGTTCCGCAAGTTCGTCCGAACCCGTCGCAACCGGCCGCAAACCCCGTTTCTCGGTTTCAACCGGCGGACGGCGACGGACTGACTTTCTCCAAACACCTGAGCGAACGCATCGAGCGTCGCCAACTCGAGATGTCGCCCGATCGCATGTCCCGTCTTGCGGATGCCGTCGATCGCGTCGCCAGCAAAGGCGCGCGCGATTCCGTCGTCCTGCTCGACGACCTCGCACTTTTAGTCAACGTGCCGTCGCGCACGGTCTTGACAGCCATCGCCACCTCGCGCATGAAGGATGGCGTGTTTACGAATATCGATTCTGTGGTCTTAGGATAG
- a CDS encoding flagellar hook assembly protein FlgD, whose protein sequence is MEPQSVSSILQPQVTESTSTKKETLGKEDFLKMLTAQMKYQNPLEPMNDAEFIGQMTQFSSLEQLQNMNDLLSQNTQWNMLLSQTINNTMATSLIGKTITADASVTTVGDETVSPITFSTGVFSLNGTITIYNDAGEVVRTLSVSQLGPGEHSIAWNGRDANGNELATGNYGFRVDLRDAKGQSVPASSFTRGVVEGVEYVDGQAFLLIDGGMIPLALVRHVAGG, encoded by the coding sequence ATGGAACCGCAATCAGTCAGCTCGATCCTGCAGCCGCAAGTGACGGAATCGACCTCTACCAAGAAAGAGACCCTTGGCAAGGAGGACTTTCTGAAGATGCTGACGGCGCAGATGAAGTACCAGAATCCGCTCGAGCCAATGAACGACGCGGAGTTCATCGGACAGATGACCCAATTCTCGTCGCTCGAGCAACTGCAGAACATGAACGATCTGCTGTCGCAGAACACGCAGTGGAACATGCTTCTGTCGCAGACCATCAATAACACGATGGCCACCTCGCTGATCGGCAAAACGATCACGGCTGACGCCAGCGTCACGACTGTCGGCGACGAGACCGTCAGCCCGATCACCTTCTCGACCGGTGTCTTCTCCCTCAACGGCACCATCACGATTTACAACGATGCTGGCGAAGTCGTCCGCACCTTGTCGGTCTCTCAACTCGGTCCCGGCGAGCACAGCATCGCCTGGAACGGCCGCGATGCCAACGGCAACGAATTGGCCACGGGCAATTACGGCTTCCGCGTCGATCTGCGCGATGCCAAGGGCCAGTCGGTCCCGGCCTCAAGCTTCACCCGCGGTGTGGTCGAAGGCGTCGAGTATGTCGACGGCCAGGCCTTCCTGCTGATCGATGGCGGCATGATTCCGCTGGCGCTTGTTCGCCACGTGGCAGGAGGATAG
- a CDS encoding flagellar hook-length control protein FliK, whose translation MNPLLDILTQVPATANAANAAAPSAQAGVVPAGLFALALNAAVQQSIVPVNADGTTAALLTPALAEQTVASEQPHSPTEVDPQPHLAVPQSEPAAVNATVYTGPPLLALLDPNTAITSPQALPNQSNRPAHQDAVVADIVTPLADQQLAVMLVEMLGQPAQVPSQTAVAVTLPSTVDVKVDQPITAQELVAALTQPTPIADTDVALSDAPRVSRFVAGSQPAAVHQLKSQLQQLFPELRIQSLDGHLQTDATVKLQPETAAKDPTIQPTVAEFAALPLPLRGHSVVNLAGHKKSGQPSAQPVAAVGSQPPTSEVGAEAAVAKPAPAPLSETSPKPLPGAEAIRPSEMLKQDLTISAGTGQSTFAAVDKLPAEDHGQVPNTAAIEIPDTERVHVSLKRVQIETLIKRGEIKLQLQPEHLGTVKVRLVTTPHETSARLETSSDDARRLVEANLPQLRESFERAGLKLNQIEVIVSEDALSRHSQAFARQPRQPRRQFVPAAVAESPAAVTVTTGLTALVNGLNLLA comes from the coding sequence ATGAATCCGCTGCTCGACATATTGACTCAGGTCCCCGCCACTGCGAATGCAGCCAACGCGGCAGCGCCGTCAGCGCAGGCCGGTGTCGTTCCCGCAGGCTTGTTCGCGTTGGCCTTGAACGCTGCCGTGCAGCAGTCAATCGTCCCGGTCAATGCCGACGGCACGACCGCTGCGCTGCTGACTCCGGCACTTGCCGAGCAAACCGTCGCATCGGAACAGCCGCATTCGCCAACAGAAGTCGACCCGCAACCACACTTGGCGGTTCCTCAGTCTGAACCCGCGGCCGTCAATGCCACGGTTTATACCGGTCCGCCGCTCCTTGCGTTGTTGGATCCGAACACCGCCATCACCTCGCCGCAAGCATTGCCAAATCAGTCGAATCGACCGGCGCATCAAGACGCAGTCGTTGCTGATATCGTGACTCCGCTTGCCGATCAGCAGTTGGCCGTGATGCTCGTCGAAATGCTCGGTCAGCCCGCGCAAGTCCCGAGCCAGACCGCGGTCGCTGTTACGCTGCCATCAACCGTTGATGTCAAAGTTGATCAGCCGATCACCGCTCAAGAATTGGTGGCCGCATTAACTCAGCCGACTCCAATTGCCGACACCGACGTGGCATTGTCTGACGCACCTCGCGTCAGTCGGTTCGTTGCAGGCTCGCAGCCGGCGGCTGTTCATCAACTGAAATCCCAGTTGCAGCAGCTATTTCCCGAGCTTCGCATCCAGTCGCTGGATGGACATCTGCAGACCGACGCCACAGTCAAACTTCAGCCGGAAACCGCGGCAAAAGATCCCACTATTCAGCCGACGGTCGCGGAGTTTGCGGCCCTGCCGCTGCCGTTGCGTGGTCATTCGGTGGTCAACCTTGCCGGTCACAAGAAGAGCGGTCAACCATCGGCACAGCCTGTCGCTGCAGTTGGATCGCAACCGCCAACTTCCGAAGTGGGGGCAGAGGCGGCCGTTGCGAAGCCCGCGCCGGCACCGCTGTCCGAGACAAGCCCGAAACCATTGCCCGGCGCCGAAGCGATCCGTCCATCTGAGATGCTTAAACAAGATCTGACTATCAGTGCCGGCACCGGACAGAGCACCTTTGCCGCAGTCGACAAATTGCCGGCCGAAGATCACGGCCAAGTGCCGAATACCGCGGCCATCGAGATTCCTGACACCGAACGCGTCCACGTTTCGCTCAAGCGCGTCCAGATCGAGACTCTGATCAAGCGCGGCGAGATTAAGCTGCAACTCCAACCGGAGCACCTCGGAACCGTCAAAGTGCGCCTCGTTACGACGCCGCATGAGACCTCGGCGCGACTGGAGACCTCCAGTGACGATGCCCGCCGCCTGGTTGAGGCCAACCTGCCGCAGCTGCGCGAGAGCTTTGAACGCGCCGGGCTCAAGCTGAATCAAATCGAAGTTATCGTCAGCGAGGATGCCCTGTCGCGGCATTCGCAGGCGTTTGCGCGCCAACCCCGGCAGCCACGCCGCCAATTCGTTCCGGCAGCGGTTGCCGAAAGCCCGGCCGCCGTGACCGTGACGACGGGTCTAACGGCCTTAGTCAATGGACTCAACCTGTTAGCGTGA
- the rpsA gene encoding 30S ribosomal protein S1: MSDETTKTTKLTSKTGGEAQDKRSSSRGAKGAIVKKVSKAEQKGTSMVTTLAQEVGSISTERQRRVSERAQSRFDTGAMFAHVDAIKQTELDDEEYSSKEYDELLAMYNHTLQDIREGEIIKGRVLDITREDVIVDVGFKSEGIIPIEEFPEPINIMVGDQIDVYLESVEDQNGQLILSKQKADFMRVWDRIRDAHDAGELVQGRLMRRIKGGIVVDLFGVDAFLPGSQIALRQVPDFDELIGKTLPLKIIKLNKSRRNIVVSRRVVLEHEREEMRKKLLEHIEVGQVREGQVKNITDFGVFIDLGGLDGLLHITDMSWGRISHPSELVQLGDSIKVKILDFDKDTGRISLGMKQLTEYPWERIEEKYPVGSKVNGTVVSLTDYGAFVELEKGIEGLIHISEMSWTQHIKHPSKIMNVGDRLDAVVLAVDKENEKISLGIKQMEPDPWTILDQKYPIGSKVRGKVRNLTTFGAFIELEEGIDGLVHISDMSWNRRIQHPSEVMKKGQEVDVIVLKIDRANRRISLGYKQLFDDPWPSYALKYGIGTESVGIITRVLDRGVIVELGNEVEGFVATHHLGVPDLTKPGDAFKEGDEIPLKVIEFDQTQRKIVLSVDDYYKGREHAELEAFAAKHPTITTSQMAAALEDAGMENTGSGEAAAPEA; encoded by the coding sequence ATGTCTGACGAAACCACAAAAACCACTAAGTTAACTTCAAAGACAGGAGGTGAGGCTCAGGACAAAAGGTCATCTTCGCGCGGCGCCAAAGGCGCCATCGTCAAGAAGGTCAGCAAGGCCGAGCAAAAGGGCACCTCGATGGTGACCACCTTGGCCCAGGAAGTCGGCTCCATCTCCACCGAACGCCAACGCCGCGTTTCCGAACGCGCCCAGAGTCGCTTCGACACCGGCGCCATGTTTGCCCATGTCGATGCCATCAAGCAGACCGAACTGGACGACGAGGAGTATTCGTCCAAGGAGTACGATGAACTGCTGGCGATGTACAACCACACGCTGCAGGACATCCGCGAAGGCGAGATCATCAAGGGCCGCGTCCTCGACATCACCCGCGAAGACGTGATTGTCGACGTCGGCTTCAAATCCGAAGGCATCATCCCGATCGAGGAATTCCCGGAACCGATCAACATCATGGTCGGTGACCAGATCGACGTCTACCTCGAATCGGTCGAAGATCAAAACGGCCAACTGATTTTGTCCAAGCAGAAGGCCGATTTCATGCGCGTCTGGGATCGTATCCGCGACGCCCACGACGCCGGCGAACTGGTCCAGGGCCGTCTCATGCGCCGCATCAAGGGCGGCATCGTCGTCGACCTATTTGGTGTCGACGCTTTCCTGCCCGGGTCGCAAATCGCCCTGCGCCAGGTGCCCGATTTCGACGAATTGATCGGCAAGACCCTGCCGCTCAAGATTATCAAGCTCAATAAGAGCCGCCGCAATATCGTCGTCAGCCGCCGCGTGGTCCTCGAGCACGAGCGTGAAGAAATGCGCAAGAAACTGCTCGAACACATCGAGGTTGGCCAGGTGCGTGAAGGCCAGGTCAAGAATATCACCGACTTCGGCGTCTTCATCGACCTCGGCGGACTCGACGGCCTGCTCCATATTACCGACATGTCGTGGGGCCGGATTTCCCACCCGTCGGAACTGGTGCAATTGGGCGATTCTATCAAAGTGAAGATTCTCGATTTCGATAAAGATACCGGCCGCATCTCGCTCGGTATGAAGCAACTCACGGAGTACCCGTGGGAGCGGATCGAGGAGAAGTACCCGGTCGGCAGCAAGGTGAACGGCACCGTCGTCTCCTTGACCGACTACGGCGCTTTCGTCGAGCTGGAGAAGGGCATCGAAGGCCTGATCCACATCAGCGAAATGAGCTGGACCCAGCACATCAAGCACCCTTCGAAGATCATGAACGTCGGTGATCGCCTCGATGCCGTCGTCCTGGCTGTCGACAAGGAGAATGAGAAGATCTCCCTCGGCATCAAGCAGATGGAACCTGATCCGTGGACCATCCTCGACCAGAAGTACCCGATTGGTTCGAAGGTGCGCGGCAAAGTGCGCAACTTGACGACCTTCGGCGCCTTCATCGAACTCGAAGAGGGTATCGACGGCCTGGTGCACATCTCCGATATGTCGTGGAATCGCCGCATCCAACATCCTTCGGAAGTCATGAAGAAGGGACAGGAAGTGGACGTGATCGTGCTCAAGATCGACCGCGCCAATCGCCGGATCTCGCTGGGCTACAAGCAGCTCTTTGACGACCCGTGGCCGTCGTACGCGCTGAAATACGGCATCGGTACCGAATCGGTCGGCATCATTACTCGTGTGCTTGACCGTGGCGTCATCGTCGAACTCGGCAACGAGGTCGAAGGCTTTGTGGCCACCCATCATCTGGGCGTGCCCGACCTGACCAAGCCGGGCGATGCCTTCAAGGAAGGCGACGAAATCCCGTTGAAGGTGATCGAATTCGATCAGACTCAGCGCAAGATCGTCCTTTCCGTTGACGACTACTACAAGGGCCGTGAACACGCCGAGTTGGAGGCCTTTGCCGCCAAGCACCCGACCATCACGACCTCGCAGATGGCTGCGGCGCTCGAAGATGCCGGCATGGAAAACACCGGCTCCGGCGAGGCCGCCGCGCCCGAAGCGTAG
- a CDS encoding 1-acyl-sn-glycerol-3-phosphate acyltransferase, with translation MYWLVQILIRCGARGLLGWRVVGHEHVPPGAAVIASNHLSNFDPPLLGSLLSRRSYYFAKIELFENRLIGAILKFFHAFPARRGEADRTAWKVALNHLRLGDQLLFFPEGTRSKTGEIQRAQPGMARLALSAGVPVVPTAIVGSNRLKDVFFRRAKLGIAFAEPLDVSRFTAPGGGKPRYDDLTETVMREIGRLKSELEKL, from the coding sequence GTGTACTGGCTGGTCCAGATCCTGATTCGCTGCGGAGCGCGCGGACTCCTGGGCTGGCGGGTAGTCGGACACGAACACGTCCCGCCGGGTGCGGCCGTGATTGCGTCGAATCACCTGTCCAACTTCGATCCGCCCCTGCTTGGATCGCTGTTGTCGCGCCGGTCTTACTATTTCGCGAAGATCGAGTTGTTCGAAAACCGGCTGATCGGCGCAATCCTGAAATTCTTTCATGCCTTTCCGGCACGCCGCGGGGAAGCCGATCGGACGGCTTGGAAAGTCGCTTTGAATCATCTCCGTCTGGGCGATCAGCTGCTCTTCTTTCCGGAGGGCACGCGCTCGAAGACGGGTGAGATACAACGGGCTCAACCCGGTATGGCGCGGCTGGCGCTCTCCGCCGGTGTGCCGGTAGTCCCGACGGCAATTGTCGGCTCCAACCGGCTGAAAGACGTGTTCTTTCGCCGCGCTAAACTGGGCATCGCCTTCGCCGAGCCGCTGGATGTCAGCCGCTTCACAGCCCCCGGCGGCGGCAAACCGCGATACGACGATCTGACTGAGACCGTCATGCGCGAAATTGGTCGGCTGAAGTCCGAATTGGAGAAGCTCTGA
- a CDS encoding (d)CMP kinase, whose protein sequence is MQQLVIAIDGPAGSGKSTTAREVARRLGLLYLDTGAMYRAVTLKALRQGLDLNDQDRLVDLTRSTRIEFRIVAGSQRVLLDGQDVSSEIRTPEVTAGTTPVSQHPQVREILVRRQQEIGASGGVVAEGRDTTSVVFPDADLKIYMHADIRERAVRRVKDMNELGVTTSSQEQSELLARRDHADSSRAASPLTRVADAIDLDTSHLTFEQQVCKIVDLARQVAVD, encoded by the coding sequence CTGCAACAGCTCGTGATCGCGATCGACGGCCCGGCCGGATCGGGGAAGAGCACCACCGCCCGGGAAGTCGCCCGTCGCCTCGGATTGCTCTATCTCGATACCGGGGCCATGTATCGCGCGGTAACACTGAAGGCCCTGCGCCAGGGACTTGATCTGAACGATCAGGATCGACTTGTCGACCTGACGCGTTCGACTCGTATTGAGTTCAGAATCGTCGCGGGCAGCCAGCGGGTTCTTCTCGACGGGCAGGACGTCTCCTCCGAGATTCGCACACCGGAGGTAACCGCCGGTACGACGCCGGTCTCGCAACACCCCCAGGTGCGCGAGATTCTGGTCCGGCGGCAACAGGAAATCGGTGCCAGCGGCGGCGTGGTCGCCGAAGGTCGGGATACAACTTCAGTGGTGTTCCCGGACGCCGATCTGAAAATCTATATGCACGCGGATATTCGCGAGCGCGCCGTGCGCCGCGTCAAGGATATGAACGAGCTTGGCGTCACGACCTCGTCGCAGGAGCAAAGCGAACTGCTGGCGCGGCGTGATCACGCCGACTCGAGTCGCGCGGCTTCGCCGTTGACGCGAGTGGCCGACGCCATCGACCTCGATACGTCGCACCTGACTTTCGAACAGCAGGTGTGCAAAATCGTCGATCTGGCTCGCCAGGTCGCGGTCGATTGA
- a CDS encoding rRNA pseudouridine synthase has product MILRLNRYISLCGLASRRAADLLIASGKVTVNGETVIKLGTNIDENTDQITVDGRPCVRPSEHVYLALYKPKGYLVTLKDDFGRRTIRWLLRGLKQRVYPVGRLDLDSEGLLLLTDDGELAFRLAHPSYGVKKLYHVSVKGRLGQEDLRHFFDGIQLEDGHIAKARVKILESEEDTTLLSIELTEGRKREIRRMCKIIGFPVIALTRIKYDEIPLTGLERGKWRFLSPHEVDRLKKKVGLH; this is encoded by the coding sequence CTGATCTTGCGCCTAAACCGTTACATCTCACTCTGCGGGCTCGCCTCACGTCGTGCGGCTGACTTGCTCATCGCCAGCGGCAAGGTTACAGTCAACGGGGAAACCGTCATCAAGCTCGGAACAAATATCGACGAGAACACCGATCAGATCACAGTCGACGGCAGACCGTGCGTTCGACCTTCGGAGCACGTATACTTAGCCCTATATAAACCAAAAGGTTACCTTGTTACCTTAAAGGATGACTTTGGCCGCAGGACGATCCGCTGGCTTCTGCGCGGACTCAAGCAGCGCGTCTACCCGGTCGGTCGGCTCGATCTTGATTCCGAAGGGCTGTTGCTGCTTACCGACGACGGCGAACTGGCTTTCCGCCTCGCCCACCCAAGCTACGGGGTCAAGAAGCTCTATCACGTCAGCGTGAAAGGTCGCCTCGGTCAGGAAGACCTGCGCCATTTCTTCGATGGAATCCAATTGGAGGACGGCCACATCGCAAAAGCCCGCGTGAAGATCCTTGAAAGCGAAGAAGATACGACGCTGCTGTCGATTGAATTGACCGAAGGACGAAAGCGTGAAATCCGCCGCATGTGCAAAATCATCGGGTTTCCTGTTATCGCCCTCACTCGCATCAAATACGACGAAATCCCCTTGACCGGCCTCGAGCGCGGCAAATGGCGCTTCCTGAGTCCTCACGAAGTCGACCGCCTCAAGAAAAAGGTCGGACTTCACTGA
- the scpB gene encoding SMC-Scp complex subunit ScpB — protein sequence MSSDSNPQGYTEEEINLIEAVLFSSPRPMPTVELKKLLSSRHKGGVKGIVDKLNEKYTANNNTFRIREIAGGFQYYLIPDFAVQVEKYFSVQRDRRLTPAGLETLAIIAYKQPITKGEIEQIRGVAADGVVQTLLERKLIKMAGRAEKVGKPLLYATTQKFLEYFGIAGLEQLPRLAEVASHKVLAHRQPELELGASTADAADTVTDLADAAADALTSRYDLAPDVTDEEDTAELDLDELDGDQNNPNS from the coding sequence ATGTCGTCCGACTCTAATCCGCAGGGATATACCGAGGAAGAAATCAATCTGATCGAGGCGGTGCTGTTTTCGTCGCCGCGGCCGATGCCGACCGTCGAATTGAAGAAGCTTCTCTCCTCGCGCCACAAAGGCGGTGTCAAAGGCATCGTCGACAAGTTGAACGAGAAATACACGGCGAACAACAATACCTTCCGCATCCGTGAAATCGCCGGCGGCTTTCAATACTACCTGATTCCCGATTTTGCGGTGCAGGTTGAGAAGTACTTTTCGGTTCAGCGCGATCGCCGTCTGACCCCGGCCGGGTTGGAGACGCTCGCCATCATCGCTTACAAACAGCCGATCACCAAGGGCGAGATCGAACAAATCCGCGGTGTTGCCGCCGATGGTGTGGTTCAGACTCTGCTCGAACGGAAGTTGATCAAGATGGCCGGCAGGGCAGAGAAGGTCGGCAAGCCGCTCCTCTATGCCACGACACAGAAATTTCTGGAATACTTCGGCATTGCCGGCCTTGAGCAATTGCCGCGGCTCGCAGAGGTTGCCTCCCACAAGGTGCTGGCGCACCGCCAGCCCGAGCTTGAGCTGGGCGCCTCGACCGCAGATGCGGCGGATACTGTTACTGACTTGGCCGATGCCGCCGCCGACGCCTTGACGTCCCGCTACGATCTTGCGCCTGATGTCACCGATGAAGAAGACACCGCCGAGCTTGATCTTGATGAGCTGGACGGTGACCAGAACAACCCCAATAGCTGA